Proteins encoded together in one Benincasa hispida cultivar B227 chromosome 1, ASM972705v1, whole genome shotgun sequence window:
- the LOC120074533 gene encoding clathrin interactor EPSIN 2-like yields MKKAFDQTVRDLKREVNKTVLKIPKIEQKVLDATSNEPWGPHGSLLADIAQATRNYHEYQMIMGILWKRINDTGKNWRHVYKGLTVLEYLVGHGSERVIDDIREHAYQISTLSDFQYIDSNGRDQGNNVRKKSQNLVALVNDKERIIEVRQKAAANRDKFRSPSSMGSMYRPSSGGYDDRYEGRYGSRDGDRNGDSYGRERDYGFRDDRAGRNEDSYGRDYEERYNRDGFKDDDYRGRSRNIDDYQHGSRSRSSDRDGERTYDDDGQASSRNNGARADEQSQIGRQLERKFSEQNIGAPPPPSYEEAVNESGSTVHSQRDVEAPATTSPRAFPPPTSSSPSQPTTHGTTASPPMQGLDGSDEFDPRGSVPAAPNAAPNASSSLETNLFDSLALVPVGPVTSAADSESHVQTSSVAGSYTQNQTFEDPFGDSPFKAISSSGVQEQAHFHRGESFSAATYSTPGIPVQPQPNLHHPREETLQHHNIGVLADLLPPETLPAAVSQPTISNQPVQPNFQAVAGLPAQPNSNLGNYQQDGNIAPVNFQNQTEPGREFGNGMFMAQGGIPAHVNSYMAPPNAGSNTQPNNFGTSHNGSAAPTSSHVTLQTTRPAQLDSGNFNPPHGSVAPVASQASHQASNFPVVKSNLDVMGSFNPQAGNYTSMAPQQIPPAGSLSTASQASKNKFETKSTVWSDTLSRGLVNLNISGPKTNPMADIGVDFEALNRKEKRMEKPSTAPVVSTINMGKAMGSGSGIGRAGAGALRPTSNAMSGSGLGMEMGMGMGMNPNPGMGMGMGMGMRGYGGMNQPMGGMGMNMGMGQQGIQMQQPRANMPGVYNPMMGAGGYAPQQPPYGSYR; encoded by the exons ATGAAGAAGGCCTTTGATCAAACTGTTAGAGACTT AAAGAGAGAGGTCAATAAGACCGTGCTCAAAATTCCTAAAATAGAGCAGAAG GTTTTGGATGCCACTAGCAATGAGCCTTGGGGTCCTCATGGATCCCTTCTTGCAGATATAGCACAAGCAACTAGAAATTA TCATGAATACCAAATGATCATGGGAATACTCTGGAAGCGGATTAATGATACTGGCAAGAATTGGAGGCATGTCTACAAG GGTTTGACCGTTTTGGAGTACTTGGTGGGTCATGGGTCGGAGCGTGTCATAGATGACATCAGAGAACATGCATATCAGATATCG ACCTTGTCTGATTTTCAATACATCGACTCCAATGGGAGGGACCAAGGCAACAATGTTAGAaagaaatctcaaaatcttGTAGCCCTTGTAAATGATAAAGAAAGGATCATTGAGGTCAGACAGAAAGCTGCTGCTAATAGGGACAA GTTTCGCAGCCCATCATCTATGGGCAGTATGTATAGACCAAGTTCAGGAGGATATGATGACCGCTATGAAGGACGATATGGAAGCCGTGATGGAGACAGAAATGGGGATTCTTATGGGAGGGAAAGAGATTATGGTTTTAGAGATGATCGTGCTGGCAGAAATGAGGATTCATATGGTCGTGATTATGAAGAACGCTATAACAGAGATGGTTTTAAGGATGATGATTATCGAGGAAGAAGCCGAAACATTGATGACTATCAGCATGGTTCAAGGAGCAGGAGCTCTGATAGAGATGGAGAACGTACATACGATGATGATGGTCAAGCTTCTTCTCG CAACAATGGTGCCAGAGCCGACGAGCAATCTCAGATTGGAAG GCAGCTTGAACGTAAATTTTCAGAACAGAATATTGGTGCTCCGCCTCCGCCAAGTTATGAAGAAGCTGTGAATGAATCTGGAAGCACCGTGCATAGTCAAAG AGATGTAGAAGCTCCAGCAACTACTTCTCCAAGAGCTTTTCCTCCACCCACGTCCAGTAGTCCAAGCCAGCCAACTACTCATGGAACCACTGCATCCCCGCCTATGCAGGGACTTGATGGTTCAGATGAATTTGACCCCCGTGGTTCAGTTCCAG CTGCTCCAAATGCTGCCCCAAATGCCTCAAGCAGTTTGGAGACAAATTTATTTGACTCCTTGGCCTTAGTGCCTGTTGGGCCAGTAACATCAGCTGCAGACTCTGAGAGTCATGTTCAGACAAGCTCTGTTGCGGGGTCCTATACTCAAAATCAG ACCTTTGAAGACCCGTTTGGGGACTCGCCTTTTAAAGCCATTTCTTCCTCTGGTGTCCAAGAACAAGCACATTTTCACCGTGGGGAATCATTTTCTGCCGCAACTTACTCCACACCAGGCATCCCTGTTCAACCTCAGCCGAATTTGCACCATCCTCGTGAAGAGACTCTGCAACATCATAATATTGGTGTACTGGCTGATCTCCTTCCTCCTGAAACTTTACCTGCTGCTGTTTCACAGCCCACAATATCAAACCAACCAGTACAGCCAAATTTTCAAGCTGTAGCTGGCTTGCCTGCACAGCCAAATTCAAACTTGGGGAATTATCAGCAAGATGGAAATATTGCTCctgtaaattttcaaaatcaaaccgAACCAGGGAGAGAGTTTGGGAATGGGATGTTCATGGCACAAGGAGGAATACCAGCTCATGTCAATTCATATATGGCTCCTCCAAATGCTGGATCTAATACACAGCCCAATAATTTTGGAACATCTCATAATGGTTCTGCAGCTCCCACGAGTTCTCATGTCACGCTTCAAACTACAAGGCCTGCTCAGCTTGATAGTGGAAACTTCAATCCGCCACACGGTTCTGTAGCTCCAGTAGCTTCTCAAGCGTCTCACCAAGCCTCAAATTTTCCTGTTGTAAAATCTAACCTTGACGTTATGGGTAGTTTTAATCCTCAAGCAGGAAACTATACATCCATGGCTCCCCAGCAAATTCCTCCGGCTGGATCACTTTCAACTGCATCTCAAGCTTCGAAGAATAAGTTTGAAACCAAGTCCACAGTATGGTCTGACACATTAAGCAGAGggcttgtcaatttaaacatatctGGAC CTAAAACAAACCCAATGGCGGATATTGGTGTCGATTTTGAAGCCCTTAATAGGAAGGAGAAGAGAATGGAGAAGCCTAGTACAGCTCCAGTGGTATCTACCATTAACATGGGTAAAGCTATGGGATCTGGTTCTGGGATAGGCCGAGCCGGTGCTGGTGCACTAAGGCCGACTTCAAATGCAATGTCAGGTTCCGGTTTGGGCATGGAAATGGGAATGGGCATGGGCATGAACCCCAATCCTGGCATGGGCATGGGCATGGGCATGGGCATGAGAGGCTATGGAGGTATGAATCAACCCATGGGTGGCATGGGGATGAATATGGGTATGGGGCAGCAAGGAATCCAAATGCAGCAACCTCGAGCGAACATGCCCGGTGTATACAACCCGATGATGGGTGCTGGTGGTTATGCCCCTCAACAGCCACCATACGGGAGTTACCGATGA